The Littorina saxatilis isolate snail1 linkage group LG15, US_GU_Lsax_2.0, whole genome shotgun sequence genome contains a region encoding:
- the LOC138948263 gene encoding calcium channel flower homolog: protein MGQGQSNAPISTVSAPTDDGITWWCRISAKAICVIGGLGAVIAGLFRCITFTPLCLVAGIMLMLQGFMLILFEAPCCCQFLDFVQPVSRFSERRSPFQKAIFYGLPAILPLILCFSITTAIGCMLVFASGGIYGIIALGKKADRDTMMNRAKGDDVEMKETLMANEETASVQ from the exons ATGGGTCAGGGACAAAGTAACGCTCCAATATCTACTGTCAGCGCGCCAACGGACGACGGGATCACCTGGTGGTGCAGAATTAGTGCCAAGGCAATTTGTGTTATTGGTGGTTTGG GGGCAGTAATCGCAGGGTTGTTTCGCTGCATCACATTCACTCCCCTTTGTCTTGTCGCCGGCATTATGCTCAT GTTGCAAGGGTTCATGCTGATACTGTTTGAGGCTCCCTGCTGCTGCCAGTTCCTGGACTTCGTTCAGCCAGTGTCGCGCTTCAGTGAACGTCGCAGCCCTTTCCAAAAAGCTATCTTTTATGGCTT GCCTGCGATACTGCCGCTCATTCTGTGTTTCTCCATCACCACAGCGATCGGCTGCATGCTGGTCTTCGCCTCTGGGGGGATCTACGGCATCATCGCTCTGGGCAAAAA GGCTGACCGAGACACCATGATGAATCGGGCGAAGGGCGACGACGTGGAGATGAAGGAGACTTTGATGGCTAACGAGGAAACGGCGTCGGTGCAATGA